A region of the Pseudomonas sp. A34-9 genome:
AGGGCCTGCAATAGCAGGCCCTTTTTCCTTGCCGAAAATCCGCTTAAGGCTTGTGCGCCCGCGACAGGAATTCGTGCGATTGCATTTCCAGCAGTCGGCTCAGCGTGCGCTGGAACTCGAAATTCAGACGACCACCGGTGTACAGATCCTTCAACTCGACTTCAGCCGAAATGATCAGCTTGACGTTACGGTCGTAGAATTCGTCGACCATGTTAATGAAACGACGGGCGATGTCGTCGGTGGTCACGCTCATCTGCTCGACACCGCTGAGCAGCACGGCGTGGAAGATCTTGCCCAGTTCGATGTAGTCGTTCTGGCTACGTGGGCCATCGCACAGTTCACGGAAGTCGAACCAGGCCACGTCGTCGCATGTGCGCAGCGCTCGGATCTCGCGGTTTTCGATGATCAGCACGTCGTTCTCGACCGCTGCGGTGCACTCTGGCGTCAGCGCACGGAAGCTCTTGCGCAGGCTTTCGTGGGACGCTTCGTCGAGCGGGAAGTGGAACAGCTCCGCTTGTTCGAGGTGCCGCAGACGGTAGTCGACGCCGCTGTCGACGTTGACGATCTCGGTGTTCTGCTTGATCAGCGCAATCGCTGGCAGGAAACGCGCCCGTTGCAGACCGTCCTTGTACAAACCGTCCGGCACGATGTTCGAGGTCGCGACCAGGGTCACGCCATTCTTGAACAGCTCTTCCATCAGCGTGCCGAGGATCATCGCGTCGGTGATGTCGGAGACGAAGAATTCATCAAAGCAGATCACCCGCGACTCGGTCGCGAAGCGCTTGGCGATGATGGTCAGCGGGTTTTTCTCGCCGCCGAGGGTTTTCATTTCTTCGTGCACACGCTTCATGAAGCGGTGGAAGTGGGTGCGGGTCTTTTCCTTGAACGGCAGCGCTTCGAAGAAGGTGTCGACCAGGTAAGTTTTACCGCGACCTACGCCGCCCCAGAAATACAGGCCCTTGACCGGCGCCTGATCTTTTTTGCCGAACAGTTTGCTCAGCAGACCCGGCTTGTTCTGATCGGCGGCGATCAGATCCTCGTACAGACGCTGCAAATGACGCACAGCAGTTTCCTGCGCAGCGTCATGGAAGAAGTCCGGGCGTTTCAGATCAGCTTGGTATCGTTCTAGGGGCGTCATAATTCGTTAGCAAGGCAACAAAAACGGGCCGTCACTGTAGCGACGGCCCGTGGGAATGGCAATCGGCCCTTGGTCGGACCGTGCCGCCGATTAGTCCTGAACCGGGGTCAGCGCAACGCGCAGAGCCGCAATGGCCGCGTCCCGCGCAGCTGCGTCGGCGAATGCCGGGCTGTCGCCAACGCACTCGCCTTCCAGCCAGACGCTGAAGCTCAGGTCTACGCTGCGCACGTCCAGCGCCTGGCCGGATTGCAGTTGCTTGGTCACTTGGCCGGCGGCTTTGCCATCAGCAAAGTTGCGCGACAGCAGCAGTTGCTCGCCATCGGCTGCCAGCAGACGGAAACGGAAGCTGCCGTCGTCCTCACGGAAGCTGACGAAACGCGCGGCCTTCGCGGCTTTCTTCTTGGTGGTCGCAGCGACTTGCACCTGATTGACGAAGGAACGCAGGCCGACGGCTTCGCGCAGTTCGTTGAGGAACGGCGTGGCAACCGCTCGGGCCTTTTTCGCACCGATCTGCAGAATGTCTTCCAGATCAGCCGGACGCTCGATCAACTGGTGATACTTGTCGCGAGCCTCGCCGAGTTGGTTGTCGAGCAACTGGAACAGACGGTTCTTCGCCTCGCCCCAACCCAGACCGCCGAGCAGTTCGCTGCGGAATTCGTCAGCCTGCGCCGGCGTGGCGAAGGCCTGGAACAGAGTGAACAGGTGCGAGTTGTCCGGATCTTTCGCTTCGCCAGGCGCTTTGGAGTCAGTGACGATCCGCGAAATCGCGTCCTTCATCTCTTTGGCGCTGGAGAACAACGGGATGGTGTTGTCGTAGCTCTTCGACATCTTGCGACCGTCGAGACCTGGCAACGTCGCCACGCTCTCTTCGATCAGCGCTTCGGGCATGGTGAAGAATTCTTTGCCCTGACCGAACAGGTGATTGAAGCGCTGGCCGATGTCGCGGGCCATCTCAACATGCTGGATCTGGTCACGACCGACCGGCACTTTGTGCGCGTTGAACATCAGGATGTCCGCCGCCATCAGCACCGGGTAGCTGTAGAGGCCCATGGTGATACCGGCGTCCGGGTCTTCACCGGTTTCGACGTTCTTGTCCACCGACGCCTTGTAGGCGTGCGCACGGTTGAGCAGGCCCTTGGCGGCCACGCAGGTCAGCAGCCAGGTCAGCTCGGGGATTTCCGGGATGTCGGACTGGCGGTAGAAGGTCACTCGGTCGACATCGAGGCCACCGGCCAGCCAGGTCGCGGCGATTTCCAGGCGCGAGCGCTGGATGCGCAGCGGGTCATCGCATTTGATCAGGGCGTGGTAGTCGGCCAGAAAGTAGAACGAATCGGCATTGCTGTCGCGGCTGGCGAGGATCGCCGGGCGGATGGCACCGGCGTAGTTGCCCAAGTGCGGCGTGCCGGTGGTGGTGATGCCGGTGAGGATACGGGTACGGTTCGTCATGGGTAATCGCTTGTCAGACTGCAATCAATTCGAGAGACGCGGCAGGATCAGATCCTTGAGATCGGTCAGCTTGCCATGAAAAAAGTGTCCGCATTCTGCCACTTTCAGCAGCTCATGGGGGCGCTGGAGTTGCTCGGACCAGTCGTAAACCAGCTGCGGATCGATGACTTCGTCGGTTTCCGGCTGGATCACGGTGAGTTCGCCGTGTTGTGGCAGTTGATCCTGCTCGCCAAGACGCATCACCGCAGGCGCAACCATGAACAGATGTTTTAGCTGCACGCCTTGGGCTTCAAGACGACCGCCGAGACTTGCTGCAACAAATCCGCCGAAAGAGAAACCGAACAGCGTCAGTGGCAGATCCGGGTGTTTTTCCCGTAGCCATGCGGCAGCAGCCTGGGCGTCATCGACTTCGCCGGTGCCCATGTCGTGCGTCCCTTCGCTGGCACCAACGCCGCGATAGTTGAAGCGCAAGGTGATCAGGCCTGCGTCGCGCGCGGTGCGCTGCAGGGTCGAGACGACCTTGTTGAGCATGGTGCCGCCCTGCACCGGGTTCGGATGGCAGATCAGCGCGATGCCGTTTGGCTGCTCGTTATCCAGGTACAGCGCTTCGATTTGGCCGACTGGGCCATCAATCACTACAGGGGTTTCACGCATCAGCAAGGAAGGAACTCCGTGACCTCGAATCGGGTCGACTCGTCTAGCAAATTGTCTGTGCCAATCTATTGCGAGTGAATCGCGGTATACAGCGCAGGTTCGAGCCGTTAACGTAAAGCAAAGCCGTTTATAGAGGAAGGACTCGTGGAACACTCGCTCTTAGTTTGGTTGTTACCGACTCTTGCCCTGGTTGTGGGTGTCGCCATTGGATTCCTGATCGCGCGCGTTGCGCCGAACGCCGCACCGAGCCGTACGCAGCGTCAACTGGATGATATCCAGGAGCGTTTCGACAGTTATCAAAACGAGGTGGTCACCCACTTCAACAGCACCGCGACGCTGGTCAAGAAACTGACCCAGAGTTATCAGGAAGTGCAGGATCATCTCGCCGAGGGCGCCAATCGTCTGGCCCTGGACGAGCAGACCCGCCAGCGCCTGATCGCCGCCCTGCACGCCGACGCAGCAGTGGCGCCACGCGAACGCCTGACGCCACCGCGCGATCAGGAGCCACCACGCGACTACGCACCGAAGACCCCGAACTCGCCGGGCATGCTCGATGAGCACTATGGTTTGAAGAAATAATCAGCCTTCGCTGATAAAAAAGCCCCCGGACAATTGTGTTGTCCGGGGGCTTTTTTGTGCCTATTGAGTTTGTGTTACCTGCACAGGCCCAGTAACCCTGTAGGAGCTGTCGAGTGAAACGAGGCTGCGATCTTTTGATCTTGTTGTCAAAGCTAAAGATCAAAAGATCGCAGCGTGCCGCAGCTCCTACAGGGCGACTGCGTTCAGGCAAAAAAATGCCCGATCACTGGACCGGGCATTTCTTCATTCAGCTCTTCAGTTACGGATACTGCTGAACCGTACCCGGCTGCGGTTGCTGCTGACCACCATACTGCTGGCCCGGGATCGCCTGCAGGTTGACTTCAACCCGGCGGTTCTGCGCCCGGCCATTGACGTCACCGTTGCTGGCAATCGGGTTATCCGGACCGGCGCCTCGCGCCGACAGGTTGGCACCGCTGACACCCTGTGAAGTCAGGTAGGTCGCCACACTCTGCGCACGACGCTGGGACAGGTCCATGTTGTGCTGGCGGCTGCCGGTGCTGTCGGTGTAGCCGACGATTTCGATCTGGTTCTGGTTGAACTCTTTCAACGAACTCGCCAGGTTGTTCAGTGGCTGATAGAAGCTGGACGCGATGTTCGCCGAATCAGTGGCGAACGTGATATTGCCCGGCATGATCAACTTGATCTGATCACCCTGACGCTGCACCTCAACGCCAGTATTGGCCATACTCGCGCGCAGTTTGGCTTCCTGTTTGTCGGCGTAGTAACCGTAACCGGCAGCGGATGCACCCACCACAGCGGCACCGATCAAGGCCCCTTTGCCGCGGTTGTTGTGGTCGATGGCGGCACCGGCGAGCGCACCGGCCAGGGCGCCGAGGCCACCGTACTTGGCGGTTTTGCTCATGCCTTGCGAGCCACCGTCGGCCTGCCCCTGATTGTCATACGGGTTGGGCGAAGCACAGCCGGACAGCAAGGCCACGGCAGTAGCGACAATAATCAAACGACGCTTGGTGAACATGGAGAGCTCCTGGTTTTTGCATTCTGTGATGCAGCGGGCCACTTGGCTAATGGACCTGCGCGGGCGTTGGATCGTGACAATGCACAAAAATTCCGCCGGGCACTCGTGACAAAATATTTAGGCGCGCACAAACGGGTTTTCGCGCATCTCGTCACCCAGACGCGTATCCGGCCCATGTCCGGTCACCACGGTCGCATCCTCGTCCAACGTGTATAGCCGCTGCTTGATCGAACGCACGATGGTCGCCTGATCACCGCCCCACAAATCCGTGCGCCCTACGCCGCGACGAAACAACGTGTCGCCGGCTATCAACAGCTTAGCC
Encoded here:
- the zapE gene encoding cell division protein ZapE, which translates into the protein MTPLERYQADLKRPDFFHDAAQETAVRHLQRLYEDLIAADQNKPGLLSKLFGKKDQAPVKGLYFWGGVGRGKTYLVDTFFEALPFKEKTRTHFHRFMKRVHEEMKTLGGEKNPLTIIAKRFATESRVICFDEFFVSDITDAMILGTLMEELFKNGVTLVATSNIVPDGLYKDGLQRARFLPAIALIKQNTEIVNVDSGVDYRLRHLEQAELFHFPLDEASHESLRKSFRALTPECTAAVENDVLIIENREIRALRTCDDVAWFDFRELCDGPRSQNDYIELGKIFHAVLLSGVEQMSVTTDDIARRFINMVDEFYDRNVKLIISAEVELKDLYTGGRLNFEFQRTLSRLLEMQSHEFLSRAHKP
- a CDS encoding tryptophan--tRNA ligase, whose translation is MTNRTRILTGITTTGTPHLGNYAGAIRPAILASRDSNADSFYFLADYHALIKCDDPLRIQRSRLEIAATWLAGGLDVDRVTFYRQSDIPEIPELTWLLTCVAAKGLLNRAHAYKASVDKNVETGEDPDAGITMGLYSYPVLMAADILMFNAHKVPVGRDQIQHVEMARDIGQRFNHLFGQGKEFFTMPEALIEESVATLPGLDGRKMSKSYDNTIPLFSSAKEMKDAISRIVTDSKAPGEAKDPDNSHLFTLFQAFATPAQADEFRSELLGGLGWGEAKNRLFQLLDNQLGEARDKYHQLIERPADLEDILQIGAKKARAVATPFLNELREAVGLRSFVNQVQVAATTKKKAAKAARFVSFREDDGSFRFRLLAADGEQLLLSRNFADGKAAGQVTKQLQSGQALDVRSVDLSFSVWLEGECVGDSPAFADAAARDAAIAALRVALTPVQD
- a CDS encoding alpha/beta fold hydrolase, which produces MRETPVVIDGPVGQIEALYLDNEQPNGIALICHPNPVQGGTMLNKVVSTLQRTARDAGLITLRFNYRGVGASEGTHDMGTGEVDDAQAAAAWLREKHPDLPLTLFGFSFGGFVAASLGGRLEAQGVQLKHLFMVAPAVMRLGEQDQLPQHGELTVIQPETDEVIDPQLVYDWSEQLQRPHELLKVAECGHFFHGKLTDLKDLILPRLSN
- a CDS encoding DUF1043 family protein is translated as MEHSLLVWLLPTLALVVGVAIGFLIARVAPNAAPSRTQRQLDDIQERFDSYQNEVVTHFNSTATLVKKLTQSYQEVQDHLAEGANRLALDEQTRQRLIAALHADAAVAPRERLTPPRDQEPPRDYAPKTPNSPGMLDEHYGLKK
- a CDS encoding OmpA family protein; amino-acid sequence: MFTKRRLIIVATAVALLSGCASPNPYDNQGQADGGSQGMSKTAKYGGLGALAGALAGAAIDHNNRGKGALIGAAVVGASAAGYGYYADKQEAKLRASMANTGVEVQRQGDQIKLIMPGNITFATDSANIASSFYQPLNNLASSLKEFNQNQIEIVGYTDSTGSRQHNMDLSQRRAQSVATYLTSQGVSGANLSARGAGPDNPIASNGDVNGRAQNRRVEVNLQAIPGQQYGGQQQPQPGTVQQYP